A single region of the Maylandia zebra isolate NMK-2024a linkage group LG17, Mzebra_GT3a, whole genome shotgun sequence genome encodes:
- the trim24 gene encoding transcription intermediary factor 1-alpha isoform X2 gives MDESAETAENDDIVIIVENEAESLPAEEERLKQQATFGLMDTCPVCKLSFHNREPKLLPCLHSFCKRCLPAPFMSAEPRRDTQGQVDNSKSLVGIRCPVCRQECWEMDVLDNFFVKDSAEVPSSTVEKTTQVCMSCDDNTEATGYCVECVEFLCVTCIEAHQRVKFTRDHTIRQKEEMSPDAVSLSTQRPVFCDIHKQEPLKLFCETCDRLTCRDCQLLKHKDHNYQFLEDAYRNHRQCLETMTQQLQEKRKAIEEVSSCINGGLQQVEENRKAVTNEIKKSICNLIMEINRKGKILVNQLEALTKDHELGLKKQQEEVNSLGRHLDHVISFTKWATASHSGTALLYCKRLLLYQIHYLMRAHCSPSIVPQSSVRFQCRSGFWATNVDLGSLVVERGPSRPPITNHQTGPRAEAPTGALSLSAQQRQSTLAQLQMQVDKLSQQHPRGPPPNSWSWHQNVRLPGPPPPTRPIHGGSSPSQGVPNMVQQGRRYGSFHPNPRSPTSSLLNNMSFPAAQSLRDLIHTSSFPPKPTDGSQGVSRFPQPLTSGAATQMSLHQRCLPESSFLKRSEPGGSVPSITVSVPKPNFPPILASATADKTAMLNHMAGRGRQNSPMAKPSSSDRSTGTTSWKQTAETPSAPALKRRRRTSPGPVIVIKDEPEDDDEVQSSVGSSLPDSSTGAQSKPRQLQKVSPPAPPPGSDSKDRRPQPQSQPESEKRAEPEEDPNEDWCAVCQNGGELLCCDKCPKVFHLACHIPTLNESPSGEWFCSFCRDLVSPEMEYNCDSKDAPISEKFPPVDRRKCERLLLRLFCNDFSTDFQQPASPSETRRYKELIKTPMDLSIVKRKLESKAKDGESYVSPEGFVADVRLIFFNCAKYYKPTSEVGSAGLYLEDYFEEQLKLIYPDRVFPGGREEQMIPPLEDEIDEEEEMMEDGAADVKDKPQSPAEKGIPPVEEDTSPLEDRTTPAAKEKSDAETSEKMTGKAIAATEGDAPPADEVKQENVAAVKQAESSPATQSDTKDGVASSSTKEVKPRITTDTTTEPPEAPQETSASVDTAKEKR, from the exons ATGGACGAAAGTGCCGAAACTGCTGAAAACGACGACATTGTCATCATCGTGGAAAACGAGGCAGAAAGTTTACCAGCGGAAGAAGAGAGACTGAAACAGCAAGCCACATTCGGGCTCATGGATACGTGTCCTGTCTGCAAGTTGAGCTTTCACAACAGGGAGCCCAAACTCCTGCCGTGTCTCCACTCCTTCTGCAAGAGGTGCCTACCTGCCCCCTTCATGAGTGCCGAACCAAGACGCGACACCCAAGGCCAAGTTGACAACAGCAAGTCAT TGGTGGGCATTCGATGTCCAGTATGCAGACAAGAGTGCTGGGAGATGGATGTGCTGGACAATTTCTTTGTAAAGGATTCTGCCGAGGTGCCAAGCAGCACTGTGGAGAAAACCACGCAG GTGTGCATGAGCTGTGATGACaacacagaggcaacaggttACTGTGTGGAGTGCGTGGAGTTTCTGTGTGTCACGTGCATTGAGGCACACCAGAGGGTTAAGTTTACCAGGGACCACACCATACGCCAGAAGGAGGAGATGTCTCCAG ATGCTGTCAGCCTATCCACACAGAGACCCGTCTTTTGTGACATCCACAAGCAGGAACCGCTGAAGCTGTTTTGTGAGACTTGTGACCGACTTACCTGCCGAGACTGTCAGCTCCTTAAGCACAAAGATCACAA CTACCAGTTTTTAGAGGATGCATACAGAAACCACAGGCAGTGTCTCGAGACCATGACGCAGCAGCtgcaagagaaaagaaaagccaTCGAGGAAGTATCCAGCTGCATCAACGGCGG ACTGCAGCAAGTTGAGGAAAATCGGAAAGCTGTAACTAATGAAATAAAGAAGTCCATCTGTAACTTGATAATGGAGATCAACAGGAAGGGAAAGATTCTGGTTAACCAGCTTGAG GCTTTAACTAAGGACCATGAGTTGGGTTTGAAAAAGCAGCAGGAAGAAGTCAACTCTCTAGGCAGGCACCTAGACCACGTCATTAGCTTCACCAAATGGGCCACAGCTAGCCACAGCGGGACAGCTCTGCTCTACTGCAAGAGACTG cTCCTTTACCAGATCCATTACCTGATGAGAGCACACTGCAGTCCCTCCATCGTCCCTCAGAGCTCAGTTCGATTCCAGTGTCGCTCCGGTTTCTGGGCTACAAATGTAGACCTCG GTTCCCTGGTAGTAGAAAGAGGCCCCAGTAGGCCACCGATCACCAACCACCAGACAGGTCCCAGAGCAGAAGCACCCACTGGAGCTCTTTCACTTTCAGCTCAGCAGCGACAGAGCACACTCGCACAGCTCCAGATGCAG GTTGACAAGCTTTCCCAACAGCACCCCAGGGGGCCCCCTCCTAACTCGTGGTCATGGCACCAAAACGTCAGGCTACCTGGCCCCCCACCACCAACCAGACCTATCCATGGAGGTTCCTCTCCCTCTCAAGGTGTCCCCAACATGGTACAGCAAGGACGCAGGTATGGAAGTTTCCACCCCAACCCTCGAAGCCCCACATCATCTCTGCTTAACAACATGAGCTTCCCAGCTGCTCAG TCTTTGAGAGATCTGATCCATACCTCCAGCTTCCCCCCTAAACCTACAGATGGGTCACAGGGTGTTTCCCGCTTTCCACAGCCTCTCACGTCTGGAGCAGCTACACAGATGTCACTGCACCAG AGATGCCTACCAGAGTCATCTTTCCTCAAGAGGAGTGAACCTGGTGGATCGGTCCCCTCCATCACTGTCTCTGTACCCAAACCCAATTTCCCTCCTATTCTAGCTTCAGCAACTGCTGACAAAACAGCCATGCTTAATCACATGGCAG GTCGAGGGAGGCAGAATTCCCCCATGGCAAAACCATCATCTTcagacagaagcacagg GACGACTTCTTGGAAGCAGACTGCCGAGACACCATCAGCTCCTGCATTAAAGCGACGAAGGAGAACCTCTCCGGGTCCTGTTATTGTCATAAAGGACGAACCTGAGGACGACGACGAA GTGCAGTCCAGCGTCGGCTCTAGCCTGCCAGATAGCAGCACTGGAGCACAGTCTAAGCCCCGGCAGCTGCAGAAGGTCTCCCCACCAGCACCACCCCCTGGATCAGACTCCAAAGACAGGCGTCCTCAGCCCCAATCGCAGCCAGAGTCTGAAAAGAGAGCCGAGCCCGAAGAAGATCCTAATGAGGACTGGTGCGCTGTCTGTCAGAACGGAGGAGAACTGCTCTGCTGCGACAAGTGTCCCAAAGTTTTTCATCTGGCCTGTCACATTCCCACTCTGAATGAATCCCCCAG CGGCGAGTGGTTCTGTTCATTCTGCCGAGACCTTGTCTCTCCCGAGATGGAGTACAACTGTGACAGCAAGGATGCCCCCATCTCTGAAAAGTTTCCACCTGTTGACAGAAGG aaATGTGAGAGGCTGCTTCTTCGTCTTTTCTGCAACGACTTCAGCACCGACTTCCAGCAGCCAGCTTCTCCTTCA GAGACGAGACGGTACAAAGAACTTATAAAGACCCCGATGGATTTGTCAATAGTAAAGAGGAAGCTGGAGTCAAAGGCAAAAGACGGTGAAAGTTATGTCAGTCCTGAGGGCTTTGTTGCAGATGTCAGGCTCATATTTTTCAACTGTGCTAAGTATTACAAG ccaacctcagaggTCGGCAGTGCGGGTTTGTACCTGGAGGACTATTTCGAGGAGCAGCTGAAGCTCATTTACCCAGACAGGGTCTTCCCCGGTGGGAGGGAAGAACAGATGATCCCCCCTTTAGAGGACGAGATAGACGAGGAAGAGGAGATGATGGAGGACGGTGCGGCTGACGTTAAAGATAAGCCACAAAGCCCTGCAGAAAAGGGGATCCCCCCAGTAGAGGAAGACACATCTCCTCTAGAAGACAGAACAACACCAGCAGCAAAGGAAAAGTCGGACGCTGAAACGAGCGAGAAGATGACGGGCAAAGCGATAGCTGCCACAGAGGGAGACGCACCTCCTGCAGACGaagtaaagcaggaaaatgTTGCTGCTGTAAAACAGGCGGAAAGCTCTCCAGCAACTCAGAGCGACACAAAAGACGGAGTAGCTTCCAGCTCCACAAAAGAGGTAAAACCTCGGATTACTACGGACACAACAACAGAGCCACCTGAAGCTCCGCAGGAGACGTCTGCTTCTGTGGACACAGCCAAGGAGAAGCGATAG
- the trim24 gene encoding transcription intermediary factor 1-alpha isoform X1, whose protein sequence is MDESAETAENDDIVIIVENEAESLPAEEERLKQQATFGLMDTCPVCKLSFHNREPKLLPCLHSFCKRCLPAPFMSAEPRRDTQGQVDNSKSLVGIRCPVCRQECWEMDVLDNFFVKDSAEVPSSTVEKTTQVCMSCDDNTEATGYCVECVEFLCVTCIEAHQRVKFTRDHTIRQKEEMSPDAVSLSTQRPVFCDIHKQEPLKLFCETCDRLTCRDCQLLKHKDHNYQFLEDAYRNHRQCLETMTQQLQEKRKAIEEVSSCINGGLQQVEENRKAVTNEIKKSICNLIMEINRKGKILVNQLEALTKDHELGLKKQQEEVNSLGRHLDHVISFTKWATASHSGTALLYCKRLLLYQIHYLMRAHCSPSIVPQSSVRFQCRSGFWATNVDLGSLVVERGPSRPPITNHQTGPRAEAPTGALSLSAQQRQSTLAQLQMQVDKLSQQHPRGPPPNSWSWHQNVRLPGPPPPTRPIHGGSSPSQGVPNMVQQGRRYGSFHPNPRSPTSSLLNNMSFPAAQSLRDLIHTSSFPPKPTDGSQGVSRFPQPLTSGAATQMSLHQRCLPESSFLKRSEPGGSVPSITVSVPKPNFPPILASATADKTAMLNHMAGRGRQNSPMAKPSSSDRSTGTTSWKQTAETPSAPALKRRRRTSPGPVIVIKDEPEDDDEVRFVQSSVGSSLPDSSTGAQSKPRQLQKVSPPAPPPGSDSKDRRPQPQSQPESEKRAEPEEDPNEDWCAVCQNGGELLCCDKCPKVFHLACHIPTLNESPSGEWFCSFCRDLVSPEMEYNCDSKDAPISEKFPPVDRRKCERLLLRLFCNDFSTDFQQPASPSETRRYKELIKTPMDLSIVKRKLESKAKDGESYVSPEGFVADVRLIFFNCAKYYKPTSEVGSAGLYLEDYFEEQLKLIYPDRVFPGGREEQMIPPLEDEIDEEEEMMEDGAADVKDKPQSPAEKGIPPVEEDTSPLEDRTTPAAKEKSDAETSEKMTGKAIAATEGDAPPADEVKQENVAAVKQAESSPATQSDTKDGVASSSTKEVKPRITTDTTTEPPEAPQETSASVDTAKEKR, encoded by the exons ATGGACGAAAGTGCCGAAACTGCTGAAAACGACGACATTGTCATCATCGTGGAAAACGAGGCAGAAAGTTTACCAGCGGAAGAAGAGAGACTGAAACAGCAAGCCACATTCGGGCTCATGGATACGTGTCCTGTCTGCAAGTTGAGCTTTCACAACAGGGAGCCCAAACTCCTGCCGTGTCTCCACTCCTTCTGCAAGAGGTGCCTACCTGCCCCCTTCATGAGTGCCGAACCAAGACGCGACACCCAAGGCCAAGTTGACAACAGCAAGTCAT TGGTGGGCATTCGATGTCCAGTATGCAGACAAGAGTGCTGGGAGATGGATGTGCTGGACAATTTCTTTGTAAAGGATTCTGCCGAGGTGCCAAGCAGCACTGTGGAGAAAACCACGCAG GTGTGCATGAGCTGTGATGACaacacagaggcaacaggttACTGTGTGGAGTGCGTGGAGTTTCTGTGTGTCACGTGCATTGAGGCACACCAGAGGGTTAAGTTTACCAGGGACCACACCATACGCCAGAAGGAGGAGATGTCTCCAG ATGCTGTCAGCCTATCCACACAGAGACCCGTCTTTTGTGACATCCACAAGCAGGAACCGCTGAAGCTGTTTTGTGAGACTTGTGACCGACTTACCTGCCGAGACTGTCAGCTCCTTAAGCACAAAGATCACAA CTACCAGTTTTTAGAGGATGCATACAGAAACCACAGGCAGTGTCTCGAGACCATGACGCAGCAGCtgcaagagaaaagaaaagccaTCGAGGAAGTATCCAGCTGCATCAACGGCGG ACTGCAGCAAGTTGAGGAAAATCGGAAAGCTGTAACTAATGAAATAAAGAAGTCCATCTGTAACTTGATAATGGAGATCAACAGGAAGGGAAAGATTCTGGTTAACCAGCTTGAG GCTTTAACTAAGGACCATGAGTTGGGTTTGAAAAAGCAGCAGGAAGAAGTCAACTCTCTAGGCAGGCACCTAGACCACGTCATTAGCTTCACCAAATGGGCCACAGCTAGCCACAGCGGGACAGCTCTGCTCTACTGCAAGAGACTG cTCCTTTACCAGATCCATTACCTGATGAGAGCACACTGCAGTCCCTCCATCGTCCCTCAGAGCTCAGTTCGATTCCAGTGTCGCTCCGGTTTCTGGGCTACAAATGTAGACCTCG GTTCCCTGGTAGTAGAAAGAGGCCCCAGTAGGCCACCGATCACCAACCACCAGACAGGTCCCAGAGCAGAAGCACCCACTGGAGCTCTTTCACTTTCAGCTCAGCAGCGACAGAGCACACTCGCACAGCTCCAGATGCAG GTTGACAAGCTTTCCCAACAGCACCCCAGGGGGCCCCCTCCTAACTCGTGGTCATGGCACCAAAACGTCAGGCTACCTGGCCCCCCACCACCAACCAGACCTATCCATGGAGGTTCCTCTCCCTCTCAAGGTGTCCCCAACATGGTACAGCAAGGACGCAGGTATGGAAGTTTCCACCCCAACCCTCGAAGCCCCACATCATCTCTGCTTAACAACATGAGCTTCCCAGCTGCTCAG TCTTTGAGAGATCTGATCCATACCTCCAGCTTCCCCCCTAAACCTACAGATGGGTCACAGGGTGTTTCCCGCTTTCCACAGCCTCTCACGTCTGGAGCAGCTACACAGATGTCACTGCACCAG AGATGCCTACCAGAGTCATCTTTCCTCAAGAGGAGTGAACCTGGTGGATCGGTCCCCTCCATCACTGTCTCTGTACCCAAACCCAATTTCCCTCCTATTCTAGCTTCAGCAACTGCTGACAAAACAGCCATGCTTAATCACATGGCAG GTCGAGGGAGGCAGAATTCCCCCATGGCAAAACCATCATCTTcagacagaagcacagg GACGACTTCTTGGAAGCAGACTGCCGAGACACCATCAGCTCCTGCATTAAAGCGACGAAGGAGAACCTCTCCGGGTCCTGTTATTGTCATAAAGGACGAACCTGAGGACGACGACGAAGTCCGTTTC GTGCAGTCCAGCGTCGGCTCTAGCCTGCCAGATAGCAGCACTGGAGCACAGTCTAAGCCCCGGCAGCTGCAGAAGGTCTCCCCACCAGCACCACCCCCTGGATCAGACTCCAAAGACAGGCGTCCTCAGCCCCAATCGCAGCCAGAGTCTGAAAAGAGAGCCGAGCCCGAAGAAGATCCTAATGAGGACTGGTGCGCTGTCTGTCAGAACGGAGGAGAACTGCTCTGCTGCGACAAGTGTCCCAAAGTTTTTCATCTGGCCTGTCACATTCCCACTCTGAATGAATCCCCCAG CGGCGAGTGGTTCTGTTCATTCTGCCGAGACCTTGTCTCTCCCGAGATGGAGTACAACTGTGACAGCAAGGATGCCCCCATCTCTGAAAAGTTTCCACCTGTTGACAGAAGG aaATGTGAGAGGCTGCTTCTTCGTCTTTTCTGCAACGACTTCAGCACCGACTTCCAGCAGCCAGCTTCTCCTTCA GAGACGAGACGGTACAAAGAACTTATAAAGACCCCGATGGATTTGTCAATAGTAAAGAGGAAGCTGGAGTCAAAGGCAAAAGACGGTGAAAGTTATGTCAGTCCTGAGGGCTTTGTTGCAGATGTCAGGCTCATATTTTTCAACTGTGCTAAGTATTACAAG ccaacctcagaggTCGGCAGTGCGGGTTTGTACCTGGAGGACTATTTCGAGGAGCAGCTGAAGCTCATTTACCCAGACAGGGTCTTCCCCGGTGGGAGGGAAGAACAGATGATCCCCCCTTTAGAGGACGAGATAGACGAGGAAGAGGAGATGATGGAGGACGGTGCGGCTGACGTTAAAGATAAGCCACAAAGCCCTGCAGAAAAGGGGATCCCCCCAGTAGAGGAAGACACATCTCCTCTAGAAGACAGAACAACACCAGCAGCAAAGGAAAAGTCGGACGCTGAAACGAGCGAGAAGATGACGGGCAAAGCGATAGCTGCCACAGAGGGAGACGCACCTCCTGCAGACGaagtaaagcaggaaaatgTTGCTGCTGTAAAACAGGCGGAAAGCTCTCCAGCAACTCAGAGCGACACAAAAGACGGAGTAGCTTCCAGCTCCACAAAAGAGGTAAAACCTCGGATTACTACGGACACAACAACAGAGCCACCTGAAGCTCCGCAGGAGACGTCTGCTTCTGTGGACACAGCCAAGGAGAAGCGATAG
- the trim24 gene encoding transcription intermediary factor 1-alpha isoform X3 yields MDESAETAENDDIVIIVENEAESLPAEEERLKQQATFGLMDTCPVCKLSFHNREPKLLPCLHSFCKRCLPAPFMSAEPRRDTQGQVDNSKSLVGIRCPVCRQECWEMDVLDNFFVKDSAEVPSSTVEKTTQVCMSCDDNTEATGYCVECVEFLCVTCIEAHQRVKFTRDHTIRQKEEMSPDAVSLSTQRPVFCDIHKQEPLKLFCETCDRLTCRDCQLLKHKDHNYQFLEDAYRNHRQCLETMTQQLQEKRKAIEEVSSCINGGLQQVEENRKAVTNEIKKSICNLIMEINRKGKILVNQLEALTKDHELGLKKQQEEVNSLGRHLDHVISFTKWATASHSGTALLYCKRLLLYQIHYLMRAHCSPSIVPQSSVRFQCRSGFWATNVDLGSLVVERGPSRPPITNHQTGPRAEAPTGALSLSAQQRQSTLAQLQMQHPRGPPPNSWSWHQNVRLPGPPPPTRPIHGGSSPSQGVPNMVQQGRRYGSFHPNPRSPTSSLLNNMSFPAAQSLRDLIHTSSFPPKPTDGSQGVSRFPQPLTSGAATQMSLHQRCLPESSFLKRSEPGGSVPSITVSVPKPNFPPILASATADKTAMLNHMAGRGRQNSPMAKPSSSDRSTGTTSWKQTAETPSAPALKRRRRTSPGPVIVIKDEPEDDDEVRFVQSSVGSSLPDSSTGAQSKPRQLQKVSPPAPPPGSDSKDRRPQPQSQPESEKRAEPEEDPNEDWCAVCQNGGELLCCDKCPKVFHLACHIPTLNESPSGEWFCSFCRDLVSPEMEYNCDSKDAPISEKFPPVDRRKCERLLLRLFCNDFSTDFQQPASPSETRRYKELIKTPMDLSIVKRKLESKAKDGESYVSPEGFVADVRLIFFNCAKYYKPTSEVGSAGLYLEDYFEEQLKLIYPDRVFPGGREEQMIPPLEDEIDEEEEMMEDGAADVKDKPQSPAEKGIPPVEEDTSPLEDRTTPAAKEKSDAETSEKMTGKAIAATEGDAPPADEVKQENVAAVKQAESSPATQSDTKDGVASSSTKEVKPRITTDTTTEPPEAPQETSASVDTAKEKR; encoded by the exons ATGGACGAAAGTGCCGAAACTGCTGAAAACGACGACATTGTCATCATCGTGGAAAACGAGGCAGAAAGTTTACCAGCGGAAGAAGAGAGACTGAAACAGCAAGCCACATTCGGGCTCATGGATACGTGTCCTGTCTGCAAGTTGAGCTTTCACAACAGGGAGCCCAAACTCCTGCCGTGTCTCCACTCCTTCTGCAAGAGGTGCCTACCTGCCCCCTTCATGAGTGCCGAACCAAGACGCGACACCCAAGGCCAAGTTGACAACAGCAAGTCAT TGGTGGGCATTCGATGTCCAGTATGCAGACAAGAGTGCTGGGAGATGGATGTGCTGGACAATTTCTTTGTAAAGGATTCTGCCGAGGTGCCAAGCAGCACTGTGGAGAAAACCACGCAG GTGTGCATGAGCTGTGATGACaacacagaggcaacaggttACTGTGTGGAGTGCGTGGAGTTTCTGTGTGTCACGTGCATTGAGGCACACCAGAGGGTTAAGTTTACCAGGGACCACACCATACGCCAGAAGGAGGAGATGTCTCCAG ATGCTGTCAGCCTATCCACACAGAGACCCGTCTTTTGTGACATCCACAAGCAGGAACCGCTGAAGCTGTTTTGTGAGACTTGTGACCGACTTACCTGCCGAGACTGTCAGCTCCTTAAGCACAAAGATCACAA CTACCAGTTTTTAGAGGATGCATACAGAAACCACAGGCAGTGTCTCGAGACCATGACGCAGCAGCtgcaagagaaaagaaaagccaTCGAGGAAGTATCCAGCTGCATCAACGGCGG ACTGCAGCAAGTTGAGGAAAATCGGAAAGCTGTAACTAATGAAATAAAGAAGTCCATCTGTAACTTGATAATGGAGATCAACAGGAAGGGAAAGATTCTGGTTAACCAGCTTGAG GCTTTAACTAAGGACCATGAGTTGGGTTTGAAAAAGCAGCAGGAAGAAGTCAACTCTCTAGGCAGGCACCTAGACCACGTCATTAGCTTCACCAAATGGGCCACAGCTAGCCACAGCGGGACAGCTCTGCTCTACTGCAAGAGACTG cTCCTTTACCAGATCCATTACCTGATGAGAGCACACTGCAGTCCCTCCATCGTCCCTCAGAGCTCAGTTCGATTCCAGTGTCGCTCCGGTTTCTGGGCTACAAATGTAGACCTCG GTTCCCTGGTAGTAGAAAGAGGCCCCAGTAGGCCACCGATCACCAACCACCAGACAGGTCCCAGAGCAGAAGCACCCACTGGAGCTCTTTCACTTTCAGCTCAGCAGCGACAGAGCACACTCGCACAGCTCCAGATGCAG CACCCCAGGGGGCCCCCTCCTAACTCGTGGTCATGGCACCAAAACGTCAGGCTACCTGGCCCCCCACCACCAACCAGACCTATCCATGGAGGTTCCTCTCCCTCTCAAGGTGTCCCCAACATGGTACAGCAAGGACGCAGGTATGGAAGTTTCCACCCCAACCCTCGAAGCCCCACATCATCTCTGCTTAACAACATGAGCTTCCCAGCTGCTCAG TCTTTGAGAGATCTGATCCATACCTCCAGCTTCCCCCCTAAACCTACAGATGGGTCACAGGGTGTTTCCCGCTTTCCACAGCCTCTCACGTCTGGAGCAGCTACACAGATGTCACTGCACCAG AGATGCCTACCAGAGTCATCTTTCCTCAAGAGGAGTGAACCTGGTGGATCGGTCCCCTCCATCACTGTCTCTGTACCCAAACCCAATTTCCCTCCTATTCTAGCTTCAGCAACTGCTGACAAAACAGCCATGCTTAATCACATGGCAG GTCGAGGGAGGCAGAATTCCCCCATGGCAAAACCATCATCTTcagacagaagcacagg GACGACTTCTTGGAAGCAGACTGCCGAGACACCATCAGCTCCTGCATTAAAGCGACGAAGGAGAACCTCTCCGGGTCCTGTTATTGTCATAAAGGACGAACCTGAGGACGACGACGAAGTCCGTTTC GTGCAGTCCAGCGTCGGCTCTAGCCTGCCAGATAGCAGCACTGGAGCACAGTCTAAGCCCCGGCAGCTGCAGAAGGTCTCCCCACCAGCACCACCCCCTGGATCAGACTCCAAAGACAGGCGTCCTCAGCCCCAATCGCAGCCAGAGTCTGAAAAGAGAGCCGAGCCCGAAGAAGATCCTAATGAGGACTGGTGCGCTGTCTGTCAGAACGGAGGAGAACTGCTCTGCTGCGACAAGTGTCCCAAAGTTTTTCATCTGGCCTGTCACATTCCCACTCTGAATGAATCCCCCAG CGGCGAGTGGTTCTGTTCATTCTGCCGAGACCTTGTCTCTCCCGAGATGGAGTACAACTGTGACAGCAAGGATGCCCCCATCTCTGAAAAGTTTCCACCTGTTGACAGAAGG aaATGTGAGAGGCTGCTTCTTCGTCTTTTCTGCAACGACTTCAGCACCGACTTCCAGCAGCCAGCTTCTCCTTCA GAGACGAGACGGTACAAAGAACTTATAAAGACCCCGATGGATTTGTCAATAGTAAAGAGGAAGCTGGAGTCAAAGGCAAAAGACGGTGAAAGTTATGTCAGTCCTGAGGGCTTTGTTGCAGATGTCAGGCTCATATTTTTCAACTGTGCTAAGTATTACAAG ccaacctcagaggTCGGCAGTGCGGGTTTGTACCTGGAGGACTATTTCGAGGAGCAGCTGAAGCTCATTTACCCAGACAGGGTCTTCCCCGGTGGGAGGGAAGAACAGATGATCCCCCCTTTAGAGGACGAGATAGACGAGGAAGAGGAGATGATGGAGGACGGTGCGGCTGACGTTAAAGATAAGCCACAAAGCCCTGCAGAAAAGGGGATCCCCCCAGTAGAGGAAGACACATCTCCTCTAGAAGACAGAACAACACCAGCAGCAAAGGAAAAGTCGGACGCTGAAACGAGCGAGAAGATGACGGGCAAAGCGATAGCTGCCACAGAGGGAGACGCACCTCCTGCAGACGaagtaaagcaggaaaatgTTGCTGCTGTAAAACAGGCGGAAAGCTCTCCAGCAACTCAGAGCGACACAAAAGACGGAGTAGCTTCCAGCTCCACAAAAGAGGTAAAACCTCGGATTACTACGGACACAACAACAGAGCCACCTGAAGCTCCGCAGGAGACGTCTGCTTCTGTGGACACAGCCAAGGAGAAGCGATAG